From Maniola hyperantus chromosome 21, iAphHyp1.2, whole genome shotgun sequence, the proteins below share one genomic window:
- the LOC117992268 gene encoding uncharacterized protein isoform X1, whose protein sequence is MDLISDEYIKAVINDIAITLNLKEWVYTKQNFEHIAQNYFGILIPINLNGKSDDIKNFKVPLVLKLAPTDERYRISGAVTIFFAKEIFVYTKVLHKYHEIQRTFSLSSQFVMPKCYYVRDSYCKELIALQNMCADNYKPFVNSMFLDINHIRVALLSLARFHALSYIFEKQDRRLYDMAKEFCVPITEKTNKRFMDILVDRLEKALVKFDNTDFVPLLEALKHNCVSIIESAANSVKSRCLCHGDIWKENILFKYEDNLPTSACMIDYQTTRICSPAFDVLYLIITSTTSSLRKEHFRYFLDTYHQTFEQTLEYANLNSEGIYSREMLEYDLKIVGPACLTVANTAIWLASGLQEEGHVKSKIVFNTEAEKSKAVTQYKDIISGIIKDLSDYKYLSLL, encoded by the exons ATGGATCTAATTTCTGATGAATACATTAAAGCAGTTATCAACGACATTGCAATAACACTGAACTTAAAAGAATGGGTTTACACCAAACAAAACTTCGAACACATTGCTCAAAACTACTTTGGTATCCTAATCCCGATTAATTTAAATGGAAAAAGTGAtgatattaaaaattttaaagtcCCATTGGTATTAAAATTAGCACCGACGGATGAAAGGTATCGCATCAGTGGAGCAGTGACAATTTTTTTCGCCAAAGAAATATTTGTTTACACGAAAGTCCTACATAAATACCACGAAATACAGAGGACTTTTTCACTATCCTCGCAATTCGTTATGCCGAAATGTTATTATGTGCGTGATAGTTATTGTAAAGAATTAATAGCGTTACAGAATATGTGTGCAGATAATTATAAACCATTTGTTAACAGTATGTTTTTAGATATAAATCATATAAGAGTCGCTTTACTATCGTTAGCTAGGTTTCATGCATTATCCTATATTTTCGAAAAACAAGACAGACGTCTTTATGATATGGCTAAAGAATTTTGCGTGCCAATAActgagaaaacaaataaacgATTTATGGACATTTTAGTAGACAGGCTTGAAAAAGCTTTGGTAAAATTTGATAACACTGATTTTGTTCCTTTGTTAGAAGCTTTGAAACACAACTGTGTTAGTATAATTGAATCAGCTGCCAACTCTGTAAAAAGTAGATGCCTTTGTCATGGAGATATATGGAAGGAGAATATACTTTTTAAATATGAG GACAACTTGCCTACTTCAGCATGTATGATAGACTATCAAACAACAAGGATTTGCAGCCCTGCATTTGATGTGCTGTACCTAATCATTACAAGCACTACTTCAAGTCTAAGAAAAGAACATTTCAGATATTTTCTGGATACATATCATCAAACATTTGAACAAACTCTTGAGTATGCAAATCTAAACTCTGAGGGAATATATTCTAGGGAAATGTTGGAATATGATTTGAAAATAGTTGGGCCAGCTTGTCTCACAGTTGCCAATACAGCTATTTGGCTAGCAAGTGGACTACAAGAAGAAGGCcatgtaaaaagtaaaattgtttttaatacaGAAGCGGAAAAATCAAAGGCTGTGACACAATACAAAGATATTATAAGTGGTATAATCAAAGACTTGTcagattataaatatttaagccTACTGTGA
- the LOC117992268 gene encoding uncharacterized protein isoform X2, translated as MKEALKHNCVSIIESAANSVKSRCLCHGDIWKENILFKYEDNLPTSACMIDYQTTRICSPAFDVLYLIITSTTSSLRKEHFRYFLDTYHQTFEQTLEYANLNSEGIYSREMLEYDLKIVGPACLTVANTAIWLASGLQEEGHVKSKIVFNTEAEKSKAVTQYKDIISGIIKDLSDYKYLSLL; from the exons ATGAAAG AAGCTTTGAAACACAACTGTGTTAGTATAATTGAATCAGCTGCCAACTCTGTAAAAAGTAGATGCCTTTGTCATGGAGATATATGGAAGGAGAATATACTTTTTAAATATGAG GACAACTTGCCTACTTCAGCATGTATGATAGACTATCAAACAACAAGGATTTGCAGCCCTGCATTTGATGTGCTGTACCTAATCATTACAAGCACTACTTCAAGTCTAAGAAAAGAACATTTCAGATATTTTCTGGATACATATCATCAAACATTTGAACAAACTCTTGAGTATGCAAATCTAAACTCTGAGGGAATATATTCTAGGGAAATGTTGGAATATGATTTGAAAATAGTTGGGCCAGCTTGTCTCACAGTTGCCAATACAGCTATTTGGCTAGCAAGTGGACTACAAGAAGAAGGCcatgtaaaaagtaaaattgtttttaatacaGAAGCGGAAAAATCAAAGGCTGTGACACAATACAAAGATATTATAAGTGGTATAATCAAAGACTTGTcagattataaatatttaagccTACTGTGA